The following are encoded in a window of Penicillium oxalicum strain HP7-1 chromosome II, whole genome shotgun sequence genomic DNA:
- a CDS encoding Vacuolar protein sorting-associated protein 21, giving the protein MSDSAGGNAPKPSSSVKLVLLGEAAVGKSSLVLRFVNNDFQENKEPTIGAAFLTQKCTLPTRTIKFEIWDTAGQERFASLAPMYYRNAQAALVVYDVTKPSSLTKAKHWVAELQRQASPGIVIALVGNKLDLTNDGGEITGSSGSTAVDSELAEDGDEAPADELDGALPASGDARKVSAREASSYAEEEGLLFFETSAKLGTNVVDVFTAIANAIPESSLKTGRGTAAAGQTSLGNRSAEDARVNLGDRNAATAKEGCAC; this is encoded by the exons ATGTCTGATTCAGCAGGTGGCAATGCGCCGAAGCCGAGCAGCAGCGTCAAGCTCGTGCTGCTTGGTGAAGCCGCAGTTGGCAAG TCTTCACTCGTCTTGCGCTTTGTCAACAATGATTTTCAAGAGAACAAGGAGCCAACAATCGGCG CTGCCTTCCTGACACAGAAATGCACCCTGCCCACACGCACAATCAAATTCGAGATCTGGGATACAGCTGGGCAAGAGCGCTTCGCCTCCCTTGCGCCCATGTACTACCGCAACGCCCAGGCCGCTCTTGTTGTTTACGACGTCACGAAGCCGTCATCATTGACGAAAGCAAAGCACTGGGTTGCTGAGCTGCAGCGCCAGGCGAGCCCCGGAATTGTCATTGCCCTGGTCGGCAACAAGCTGGACTTGACCAACGACGGCGGCGAGATCACAGGCAGCTCGGGCTCAACAGCCGTGGACTCTGAGTTGgcagaagatggagatgaggcACCTGCTGACGAACTTGATGGGGCACTTCCCGCCTCGGGCGATGCACGAAAGGTATCAGCCCGAGAAGCAAGTTCctacgccgaggaggagggactCTTGTTCTTCGAGACCAGTGCGAAGCTCGGAACAAATGTCGTTGATGTCTTCACTGCCATCGCGAATGCTATTCCAGAAAGTAGCTTGAAGACGGGCCGAGGAACTGCAGCAGCAGGTCAAACCTCTCTGGGAAACCGATCGGCCGAAGATGCGAGAGTCAATTTGGGGGATCGTAACGCGGCTACTGCCAAGGAGGGCTGCGCTTGCTAA
- a CDS encoding Arginine-hydroxylase, protein MISRQTFRATLTRRCFAATSGVRSYASQTPGNPMLEIFNRRTKHQQKDRAARNVEESRKTDYLKDEVARRLCERLLDIKRDFPNVLDLGANSCNIARALTTPNLDMAAPEDTPTPPLSERISKLTCVDTSHALLHRDEELPFNKAINIHRDVIPDLETLPYEPNSFDAVLSSLSIHWINDLPALLEQVNKILKPDSPFIAAMFGGDTLFELRGSLQLADMERRGGVSPHISPLVDVRDVGNLLNRAGFKMLTVDVEDIVVEFPDSFALMQDLQAMGESNAILQREAGPMSRDVLLANEAIYRAMYKEEDARGIPATFRMIYMIGWTEGANQPQPLARGSGELNMKDLLGGGDFTSS, encoded by the exons ATGATCTCTCGTCAAACCTTCCGCGCCACTTTAACCCGGCGATGCTTCGCTGCAACCTCCGGCGTCCGAAGCTACGCCAGCCAGACACCCGGCAATCCCATgctggagatcttcaatcGCAGGACGAAGCATCAGCAGAAGGACAGGGCAGCCCGGAATGTGGAAGAGAGCCGAAAGACAGATTACTTGAAAGATGAAGTTGCCCGACGGTTATGCGAACGCTTGCTG GATATCAAGCGCGACTTTCCCAATGTGCTCGATCTGGGCGCGAATAGCTGCAACATCGCGCGGGCGTTGACGACACCAAATCTTGACATGGCGGCGCCCGAGGACACGCCAACGCCTCCGCTGTCAGAACGCATTTCCAAACTGACCTGCGTGGATACATCGCACGCTCTGCTTCATCGGGACGAGGAACTTCCATTCAACAAGGCGATCAACATTCATCGCGACGTCATTCCGGACCTAGAGACACTCCCCTACGAACCCAATTCATTCGATGCCGTTCTATCTTCATTATCTATCCATTGGATCAATGACCTACCGGCGCTCCTGGAACAAGTGAACAAGATTCTAAAGCCAGATAGCCCATTCATTGCCGCGATGTTCGGCGGAGACACCCTGTTCGAGCTGCGGGGATCCCTCCAGTTGGCTGATATGGAACGTCGTGGAGGTGTCAGCCCGCACATCTCTCCGCTTGTAGATGTGCGAGACGTTGGGAATCTGTTGAACCGCGCGGGTTTCAAGATGCTGACTGTCGATGTCGAGGACATCGTGGTGGAGTTCCCGGACAGCTTTGCTCTGATGCAAGATCTGCAGGCTATGGGGGAGAGCAACGCCATCCTGCAACGTGAAGCCGGGCCCATGTCGCGAGATGTCTTGTTGGCCAACGAGGCCATCTATAGAGCCATGTacaaggaggaggatgctCGCGGCATCCCGGCGACATTCCGGATGATTTACATGATCGGGTGGACCGAAGGAGCCAACCAGCCTCAGCCCCTGGCGCGCGGTAGCGGCGAGCTCAACATGAAAGATCTGTTGGGTGGCGGCGACTTTACGTCGTCGTGA
- a CDS encoding SH3 domain-containing protein translates to MASTGVGSQNESPASTEATPANTASTTTSNARQTPIAGRRTPIHNPFPASLASECKKAAQIIDSFVNPRYEGLEGTIPQRIIAPAKGLVICSVFKAGFLGSVRFGSGLIVCRLPNGNWSAPSAISLGGLGAGGQFGMEFTNFVFVLNTDSAVNTFIHSGTLTLGGNISIAFGTGRSAEAAAMLGTKGVSNIFAYSKTRGVYGGLTVEGGVITERSSTNKTLYKRKVKVKDLLTGEIPPPPQAEPLMRILNSDCFRPPTLNAEPSPSVAAPEAEVTGALPSSEPVELVVEPSARPNEPNETEATQVPVVAEQSIESAEQAITSTADDEPTAQQPPITVSSARTGPLSSAVVSEETQESSQAAQTAENKGVEVPQPSKPASNDRTDTHLSALMTENATQPEEEVGHGGDHKKESGTQ, encoded by the exons ATGGCTTCCACGGGAGTAGGATCGCAGAATGAAAGCCCGGCGTCGACCGAGGCCACTCCAGCAAACACCGCGTCGACGACAACGTCGAATGCGCGTCAAACGCCGATTGCAGGTCGGCGGACGCCTATTCATAACCCTTTCCCGGCATCTCTGGCAA GCGAATGCAAAAAAGCAGCTCAAATCATCGACTCCTTTGTGAATCCCCGATATGAGGGTCTCGAAGGCACGATTCCGCAACGGATTATAGCTCCTGCTAAA GGCTTGGTGATCTGCAGCGTCTTCAAAGCTGGATTCCTTGGATCCGTTCGCTTCGGTTCCGGGCTCATCGTCTGTCGTCTTCCCAATGGCAACTGGTCTGCTCCCTCGGCCATCTCTTTGGGAGGACTCGGTGCCGGAGGTCAGTTCGGAATGGAGTTCACCAACTTTGTGTTCGTCCTCAACACAGACTCCGCCGTCAACACGTTCATCCATTCAGGCACCCTGACGCTGGGCGGGAACATTTCCATTGCGTTTGGGACCGGTCGAAGCGCCGAGGCGGCGGCGATGCTCGGAACCAAAGGGGTATCCAACATCTTTGCATATTCAAAGACCCGAGGTGTTTATGGCGGATTGACGGTGGAGGGTGGGGTGATTACCGAGCGATCCTCGACAAACAAGACGCTTTACAAGcgcaaggtcaaggtgaAGGATCTTTTGACGGGGGAAATCCCACCGCCGCCGCAGGCTGAGCCGTTGATGCGGATCCTGAACTCGGACTGCTTTCGTCCTCCGACTTTGAATGCGGAGCCATCTCCGTCGGTGGCGGCGCCGGAGGCAGAGGTGACTGGTGCATTGCCATCTTCTGAGCCTGTCGAGCTGGTCGTCGAGCCTTCGGCCAGACCTAACGAGCCAAATGAGACCGAAGCAACGCAGGTCCCGGTCGTTGCGGAGCAGAGCATTGAATCAGCCGAGCAGGCCATAACAAGTACTGCGGATGACGAACCTACAGCACAGCAACCTCCCATCACAGTATCAAGTGCCAGAACTGGTCCCTTGTCGTCTGCGGTAGTAAGCGAGGAGACTCAAGAATCTTCCCAGGCCGCCCAGACCGCGGAAAATAAGGGAGTCGAAGTGCCGCAGCCGTCAAAACCAGCATCGAATGACAGGACGGACACACATTTGTCTGCCCTTATGACCGAGAACGCCACGCAGCctgaggaggaggttggACATGGCGGAGATCATAAGAAAGAGAGCGGGACACAATAG
- a CDS encoding 40S ribosomal protein S7, whose amino-acid sequence MAAINKIATNSPSRQNPSELETAIAGALFDLESNTQDLKASLRPLQFVSAREVEVGHGKKAIVVFVPVPLLQSFHKIQQRLTRELEKKFSDRHVLFVAQRRILARPKRSVNSRTNQTQKRPRSRTLTAVHENILADLVYPVEIVGKRTRTKEDGSKTLKVVLDEKEKGGVDHRLDAYGEVYRRLTGRTVVFEFPQSGAEY is encoded by the exons ATGGCTGCCATCAACAAGATTGCCACCAACTCGCCCTCCCGGCAGAACCCCTCCGAGCTGGAGACCGCGATTGCCGGTGCTCTGTTCGACCTCGAGAGCAACACTCAGGACCTGAAGGCCTCCCTTCGTCCCCTGCAGTTCGTCTCTGCCCGTGAG GTCGAGGTCGGCCACGGCAAGAAGGCCATCGTTGTCTTCGTCCCCGTCCCTCTCCTCCAGAGCTTCCACAAGATCCAGCAGCG CCTGACCCgcgagctggagaagaagttcTCTGACCGCCACGTCCTCTTCGTTGCTCAGCGCCGCATCCTCGCCCGCCCCAAGCGCTCCGTCAACTCCCGCACCAACCAGACCCAGAAGCGTCCCCGCTCCCGCACTCTGACCGCCGTCCACGAGAACATCCTCGCCGATCTCGTCTACCCCGTTGAGATTGTCGGCAAGCGCACTCGCACCAAGGAGGATGGCTCCAAGACCCTCAAGGTCGTTctcgacgagaaggagaagggtggTGTTGACCACCGCCTCGATGCCTACGGCGAGGTCTACCGTCGTTTGACCGGCCGCACTGTTGTTTTCGAGTTCCCCCAGAGCGGCGCTGAGTACTAA
- a CDS encoding Calcium-transporting ATPase 2 has product MASPNENQAPTKGTFLSPLQVPTSSRRERSSSASSLGASSSWSGHTEMHQTSSSPSSPTSPTSPNSLNSPTSPTSTLSPEMAANADPSRLRVQPGFHRPSSSIDGETLRARSESFASSSGPTLRSRANSVDPSHAAKEFDDVPVSEALKSDARTAADFEVQDNRFAFSPGQLNKMLNPKSLAAFYALGGLQGLERGLRTDLHAGLSIDECRLEGSVDFQQVTPPLCEKTGATGNLKDLRDDQLTETPTPLPTGEGKPFEDRIRVFNENRLPERKSTSFLRLLWMAYNDKIIILLTIAAIVSLSLGIYETVDGGTGVDWVEGVAICVAIFIVTVVTAVNDWQKERQFAKLNKRKNDREVKVIRSGKSMMISIFDILVGDILHLEPGDAVPADGVLISGHGIKCDESSATGESDQMKKTNGHEVWQQIVEGTATRKLDPFLISGSKVLEGVGTYLVTSVGPYSSFGRIMMSLQTSNDPTPLQVKLGRLADWIGYLGSAAAIVLFFVLLFRFIAQLPDHPDVSPAEKGKEFVDILIVAVTVIVVAIPEGLPLAVTLALAFATTRMVKENNLVRVLRACETMGNATVICSDKTGTLTQNKMTVVAGTWGPDHLFSQAADKQADKPTLSTAEVFQKCSSSVRDLITKGVALNSTAFEEDREGQRDFVGSKTEVALLQMARDHLGMDLAVERGSAETVQLIPFDSARKCMGVVYRHAGVGYRLLVKGASELMVDACTLQISDIETSKDTISTETLGEDGKQKVMEMIDQYARDSLRTIGFVYKDFESWPPRDVKRHEDDPSAADFEDLFRGMTWIGVVGIQDPLRPEVPPAIEKCRMAGVQVKMVTGDNIATATAIATSCGIKTEGGLVMEGPKFRQLSDEEMDDVVPRLQVLARSSPEDKRILVQRLKALGETVAVTGDGTNDGPALRTADVGFSMGIAGTEVAKEASSIILLDDNFRSIVTAISWGRAVNDAVAKFLQFQITVNITAVALTFVSAVYSSSNSSVLNAVQLLWVNLIMDTFAALALATDAPTEKILDRKPVPKSASLFTLTMWKMILGQAIYQLAVTFMLYFAGDQLLGAHLDSTDLDLRSKQLSTVVFNTFVWMQIFNEFNNRRLDNNFNIFEGMFRNYWFLGINAVMVGGQVMIVYIGGQAFGVTRLSGILWAVCIICALGCLPWAVALRTLPDRHFGVVFNGVVSATKVVLHPVARGFSAVASGIKSLFNPAVRFSRRVFSRSGRKNPDDNDDSSNIAMEQSSGPATTDEESAPAQQKTSRKESFDRPRTPTQTMTVPPILVTASP; this is encoded by the exons ATGGCGTCACCAAATGAGAATCAAGCGCCCACAAAGGGCACATTTCTGAGTCCACTCCAAGTCCCGACTTCTTCAAGGAGAGAG CGATCCTCATCAGCTTCCTCCTTGGGAGCATCTTCAAGTTGGTCTGGTCACACCGAGATGCATCAGACTTCATCATCCCCCTCGTCTCCGACATCACCCACTTCCCCTAATTCCCTGAATTCACCAACATCACCCACATCGACACTCTCGCCCGAAATGGCGGCAAATGCAGACCCGTCCCGCCTGAGGGTCCAACCAGGCTTTCATCGGCCCTCCTCATCGATTGATGGCGAGACATTGCGCGCACGCTCAGAGTCATTCGCGTCGTCATCAGGTCCTACGCTCCGTTCAAGAGCCAACTCTGTTGATCCCTCTCATGCAGCCAAGGAGTTTGATGACGTCCCCGTCTCGGAAGCGCTCAAGTCTGATGCCCGAACTGCAGCCGACTTTGAAGTGCAGGACAATCGGTTCGCCTTCTCGCCGGGTCAGCTGAACAAGATGCTGAACCCCAAGTCTCTCGCGGCTTTCTATGCCCTGGGTGGCTTGCAGGGTCTGGAGCGGGGCCTTCGGACAGATCTGCACGCTGGTCTCTCAATAGATGAATGTCGTCTCGAAGGAAGTGTCGATTTCCAACAGGTCACTCCTCCGCTGTGCGAGAAGACGGGCGCGACCGGGAATCTAAAAGATCTACGTGATGATCAGTTGACCGAGACTcccacccccctccccaccgGAGAGGGTAAACCGTTCGAGGACCGAATTCGGGTCTTCAATGAAAACAGACTCCCGGAGCGCAAGTCGACCAGTTTCTTGAGGCTCCTGTGGATGGCTTACAATGACAAGATCATCATTCTTTTGACCATTGCAGCCATCGTGTCCCTCTCTCTGGGAATCTATGAGACGGTCGATGGAGGCACCGGTGTGGATTGGGTCGAGGGTGTCGCCATTTGCGTGGcaatcttcatcgtcaccgtTGTGACCGCCGTCAATGACTggcagaaagagagacaatTCGCCAAGCTTAACAAGAGA AAAAATGATCGTGAAGTCAAAGTCATTCGATCCGGCAAATCCATGATGATCTCCATCTTTGACATTCTGGTCGGTGACATTCTTCATCTGGAGCCCGGTGATGCAGTCCCCGCAGATGGTGTCTTGATCTCCGGCCATGGTATCAAATGTGATGAATCGTCCGCCACGGGCGAGTCGGaccagatgaagaagaccaatGGCCATGAGGTTTGGCAACAGATTGTTGAGGGTACCGCGACCCGGAAGCTCGACCCCTTTTTGATCTCCGGTAGCAAAGTGCTCGAGGGTGTGGGCACTTATCTGGTCACGAGTGTTGGGCCATACTCCTCATTTGGTCGGATCATGATGTCGCTCCAAACCTCGAATGACCCCACTCCGCTGCAAGTGAAGCTGGGCCGTCTGGCCGATTGGATTGGGTATTTAGGCTCAGC GGCCGCCATTGTTTTGTTCTTCGTCCTCCTGTTCAGGTTCATTGCCCAGCTCCCCGACCACCCGGACGTCAGTCCTGCGGAGAAGGGTAAGGAGTTTGTCGATATCTTGATCGTCGCCGTGACCGTCATTGTTGTCGCTATTCCAG AGGGCTTGCCATTGGCTGTGACTTTGGCTTTGGCCTTTGCCACGACGCGAATGGTCAAGGAGAACAATCTTGTGCGAGTCTTGCGTGCTTGCGAGACCATGGGCAACGCCACGGTGATTTGCTCCGACAAGACAGGTACCCTCACGCAGAACAAAATGACTGTGGTCGCCGGTACCTGGGGCCCAGATCATCTGTTCTCGCAGGCAGCGGACAAACAAGCAGACAAGCCCACCTTGTCCACCGCTGAGGTATTTCAGAAATGCTCGTCTTCTGTGCGCGATTTGATCACCAAAGGCGTGGCTTTGAACTCTACCGCATTCGAAGAGGACCGTGAAGGCCAGCGCGATTTTGTGGGCAGCAAAACCGAGGTTGCTCTACTCCAAATGGCTCGAGACCATCTGGGGATGGATCTGGCTGTCGAGCGTGGATCGGCCGAGACCGTCCAGCTTATCCCCTTTGACTCGGCCCGCAAGTGCATGGGTGTTGTCTATCGTCACGCTGGCGTCGGGTATCGCCTTCTGGTCAAGGGAGCCTCGGAGTTGATGGTCGATGCCTGCACCCTGCAGATCTCCGATATCGAGACGTCCAAAGACACAATCTCGACAGAAACTCTCGGCGAGGATGGCAAGCAAAAGGTCATGGAGATGATTGATCAGTATGCGCGTGATTCTCTCCGAACGATTGGTTTTGTGTACAAGGATTTTGAATCATGGCCCCCTCGAGACGTGAAGAGACACGAGGATGACCCTTCTGCTGCCGATTTCGAGGACTTGTTCCGGGGCATGACCTGGATCGGTGTGGTCGGCATCCAAGACCCTCTTCGACCCGAGGTGCCTCCGGCGATTGAGAAATGTCGTATGGCTGGTGTTCAGGTCAAGATGGTGACTGGTGACAACATTGCAACTGCCACTGCGATTGCCACTTCTTGCGGGATCAAAACTGAAGGTGGTCTTGTGATGGAAGGCCCCAAGTTCCGACAACTGTCCGacgaggaaatggatgatgtcGTCCCCCGACTCCAGGTCCTGGCCCGCTCTTCGCCCGAGGACAAGCGTATTCTGGTCCAGCGATTGAAGGCTCTCGGCGAGACCGTCGCAGTAACGGGTGATGGGACGAACGATGGCCCGGCTCTGCGCACCGCCGACGTGGGTTTCTCCATGGGCATTGCTGGTACAGAAGTCGCCAAGGAGGCCAGTTCGATCATCTTGTTGGACGACAACTTCCGTTCTATTGTGACGGCTATCTCTTGGGGGAGAGCCGTGAACGATGCCGTTGCCAAGTTCTTGCAGTTCCAGATCACTGTCAACATTACCGCCGTGGCTCTGACTTTTGTTTCTGCCGTCTACAGCAGTTCGAATAGCAGTGTATTGAACGCTGTTCAGCTGCTTTGGGTGAATTTGATTATGGATACCTTTGCTGCTTTGGCACT GGCCACCGATGCTCCTACCGAGAAAATTCTCGACCGCAAGCCGGTGCCAAAGAGCGCttccctcttcaccctcacCATGTGGAAAATGATCCTCGGTCAGGCAATCTACCAACTTGCGGTGACGTTCATGCTCTATTTTGCCGGAGATCAGCTCCTCGGCGCCCACCTTGACTCGACCGACCTCGACCTTCGATCGAAGCAGCTTTCCACCGTCGTGTTCAACACGTTTGTGTGGATGCAGATCTTCAACGAATTCAACAACCGCCGTCTCGACAACAACTTCAACATCTTTGAAGGCATGTTCCGAAACTACTGGTTCCTCGGCATCAATGCCGTCATGGTTGGCGGACAAGTCATGATTGTGTACATCGGCGGTCAGGCCTTTGGCGTCACCCGACTCAGCGGAATTCTCTGGGCTGTGTGCATCATCTGCGCCTTAGGCTGTCTGCCCTGGGCCGTGGCCTTGCGCACTCTCCCTGACCGCCACTTTGGCGTTGTGTTTAACGGTGTCGTGAGCGCGACGAAGGTTGTTCTTCACCCCGTGGCCCGGGGGTTCAGCGCCGTTGCATCGGGCATCAAGTCCCTGTTCAACCCCGCTGTTCGATTCTCTCGCCGTGTGTTTTCGCGCAGTGGTCGCAAAAATCCCGACGACAATGATGATTCGTCGAACATTGCGATGGAACAATCTTCTGGCCCTGCAACTACGGATGAGGAATCCGCTCCTGCACAACAGAAGACTTCTCGCAAGGAAAGTTTCGATCGTCCTCGAACCCCGACCCAGACGATGACTGTTCCTCCTATTCTTGTTACAGCTTCTCCGTAA